CTTGTGGTGCACCCCTAAAGTTAGAGTTCAAAAACTAACTTTAGGGGTGCATTTATTATGGTTAAATACAATGAGAAGTTTAAATTGATGATTGTGAAAGAATATTTGAACGGTCCTCATGGTATTAGAATTTTAGCACGTAAGCATGGTATTCAATCTAAAACGCAGATCTTTAATTGGGTGAATATCTATCGGCACTTTGGTGAAGAAGGGTTGAAGAAAAAGAAAAAGGCATTTTATTCTGTTCAATTTAAACTGGATGTAATAAGCTTTATGGACAGAACAGGTGCTTCCCAAACTGAAACAGCCCTTCAATTTAGACTAACGAACCCATCGTTAATTGGCGAATGGAAGAAAAAGTTCCTTGAAGGGGGTTATGAAGCACTAGAGAACCCGAGAGGACAATCAACCATGTCAGATAAAAAGAAGAATGGTCAAAACGAGACAGCCTCTAATCAAAATGAAGCGTCTAACAGAGAAAAAGAATTAGAGAGAGAAAACGAGTTATTACGTCTTGAGGTTGCTTATTTAAAAAAGTTAAAAGCTTTTCAGAAGGATCCGAACAACTATCTCGAAAAGCACAAGCAGCGCTATCGTTCGAACTCAAAGAAACATTCAGACTAAAGGATGTATTAATGGTTGTAGGCATTCCTGAAGCTTCCTATCATTATCATATTAAACGGATGCATAATGTTAATCCGGATCAGGAGCTTGAAGATCAGATTCGATTCATCTTCGATGCCCACAATGGCAACTATGGGTACCGTCGAATCCAGGCGGCACTTAAGAGTGACGGGCTGATCATCAATCATAAAAAGGTTCAACGGATTATGAAAAAGCTTGGCTTAAAAGGCTTAAAGTTCAGAAGGAAATCTAGAAGCTATAGCTCTTACAAAGGTACCGTAGGTAACGTGGCCAAGAACAGGTTGAATCGCCGTTTTCAAACAGCTCATCCTCTTCAAAAGCTGGCAACCGATATTACTGAATTCAAATGCTTAGGTGGCGGAAAGTTGTACCTGAGCCCGATCCTGGATATGCATAATAGTGAAGTGATTTCATTTGGCGTCAGTCAACATCCGACATTGGATTTCGTTATGAAACCATTAGAAGAAGCTCTGAACCTTGTTAAGTATGCAAAATACCGTACAACTATTCACTCTGATCAAGGATGGCATTATCAGCACTATACATGGGTCAAGGCCCTGAAAGGGCAAAAGGTATTTCAAAGTATGTCCCGAAAAGGAAATTGTATCGACAATGCCCTTATGGAGAACTTTTTTGGTTTACTAAAGCAGGAAATGTATTATGGAGAGAAGTTACGCACATACGAAGAACTTAAAAAAGATATTGAAACGTATATCCATTATTACAACCATGATCGAATCAAACAAAAGTTGGCTGGCATGAGTCCGGTTCAATATCGTCTGCATACCAGCCAAATGGCTGCTTAATAAAAACTCTAACTTTTGGGGGTCACATCAACTCCGTCCCCAGTA
This region of Jeotgalibacillus malaysiensis genomic DNA includes:
- a CDS encoding transposase, which encodes MVKYNEKFKLMIVKEYLNGPHGIRILARKHGIQSKTQIFNWVNIYRHFGEEGLKKKKKAFYSVQFKLDVISFMDRTGASQTETALQFRLTNPSLIGEWKKKFLEGGYEALENPRGQSTMSDKKKNGQNETASNQNEASNREKELERENELLRLEVAYLKKLKAFQKDPNNYLEKHKQRYRSNSKKHSD
- a CDS encoding transposase, whose amino-acid sequence is MVVGIPEASYHYHIKRMHNVNPDQELEDQIRFIFDAHNGNYGYRRIQAALKSDGLIINHKKVQRIMKKLGLKGLKFRRKSRSYSSYKGTVGNVAKNRLNRRFQTAHPLQKLATDITEFKCLGGGKLYLSPILDMHNSEVISFGVSQHPTLDFVMKPLEEALNLVKYAKYRTTIHSDQGWHYQHYTWVKALKGQKVFQSMSRKGNCIDNALMENFFGLLKQEMYYGEKLRTYEELKKDIETYIHYYNHDRIKQKLAGMSPVQYRLHTSQMAA